The Mycobacterium haemophilum DSM 44634 sequence CGTCGTCGCCAGAGGATTGGCTGATCGTCGCCGGCGACGTCGCTGAACGCACCGACGAGATTCGTTGGACGCTTGACCTGCTGCGGCGGCGCTTCGCCAAGGTGATTTGGGTGCCCGGCAACCACGAGCTGTGGACGACTAACCGGGATCCGATGCAGATTTTCGGCCGGGCGCGCTACGAGTACCTGGTCACGATGTGCGACGAGATGGGCGTCGTCACGCCCGAGCATCCGTTCCCGGTGTGGACGGAGCGCGGCGGCCCGGCCACGATCGTGCCGATGTTTTTGCTCTACGACTACACCTTTTTACCTGCCGGCGCCGACAGCAAGGCCGAGGGTTTGGCCATCGCGCGGGACCGCAACGTGGTGGCTACCGACGAATACCTGCTCTCACCCGAGCCGTACGCCACTCGCGAGGCGTGGTGTCGCGACCGGCTCGACGTCACCCGGGCTCGTCTCGAACAACTCGACTGGATGACGCCGACCGTGCTGGTCAACCATTTTCCGTTGGTACGCGAGCCCTGCAACGCGTTGTTCTATCCGGAATTTTCGCTGTGGTGCGGAACCACCAAAACCGCTGACTGGCATACCCGCTACAACGCGATCTGTTC is a genomic window containing:
- a CDS encoding metallophosphoesterase family protein, with translation MATQEPTCGGEPTLWAISDLHTGHVGNKPVAESLHPSSPEDWLIVAGDVAERTDEIRWTLDLLRRRFAKVIWVPGNHELWTTNRDPMQIFGRARYEYLVTMCDEMGVVTPEHPFPVWTERGGPATIVPMFLLYDYTFLPAGADSKAEGLAIARDRNVVATDEYLLSPEPYATREAWCRDRLDVTRARLEQLDWMTPTVLVNHFPLVREPCNALFYPEFSLWCGTTKTADWHTRYNAICSVYGHLHIPRTTWYDEVRFEEVSVGYPREWGRRKPYSWLRQVLPDPQYAPGYLNDFGGHFVITPEMRAQATQFRERLRQRQSR